A single genomic interval of Gossypium raimondii isolate GPD5lz chromosome 11, ASM2569854v1, whole genome shotgun sequence harbors:
- the LOC128034530 gene encoding UPF0481 protein At3g47200-like: MSSMEEGGSAAGAVSTNQTIIDNNTNNDYVGIDMWFTDVPLSDGEVAKLQSLDKAFGGQPTLRYKPLIQKVPSTLLRNEDFKKYFKLKVISIGPLHHDDLTLRESKGLNLKLAAHFVKKIGVDKKSLYRKIKKEMDSLKECYDPQELEKYRDDNEELAWMFIVDGCANLQAVDMRYDNDDDDGNLLIKNDLLTFLYSDLFLLENQLPFRVLELLTSLGDGKMFMNAIRRFIDDTVINPAENRLDDHSNTGYGLHSQQWRITELLVIRRSFRRGPSRPQSQTIDKRVPATLRRDEDFRKYFKPKVISIGPLHHDDPTLHESEKLKLNLAANFVKKIGIDNDTNMKTEPDGLKKSYDPKELTAAQFYKQFICVTAKIMIVSRTNFIKNDLLTFVYSDLFLLENQSPFRVPELLTSSGDGKKFMDSIKRFIDDTVVNPAEIKEPQSHQRDSILLDSRLTHRLGHLARPRNIRKMVMVEAASPIHLLNLLRICFNRIFVGKLCLPPIAVNDSTMNLIAYEMCPDFKNDFTVTSYMCFLDLLIDEAEDVKDLSGTGILYNGLGSDEEVANLFNKMNTDLVPSPMIYGGVKRKIHNHCKNMRIKHAALAYHTYFRSPWTFLAFVGAITALLLGALQTYYAIHQPK, from the exons ATGTCGTCCATGGAGGAAGGAGGCAGCGCCGCCGGAGCAGTTTCCACTAATCAAACAATCATCGACAACAACACCAACAACGATTACGTGGGAATTGATATGTGGTTCACCGACGTCCCTCTCAGCGATGGCGAAGTAGCGAAGCTCCAGTCATTAGACAAAGCTTTTGGTGGCCAACCCACCCTTAGATACAAACCATTAATACAAAAAGTCCCATCAACCCTTCTCCGTAACGAAGATTTCAAGAAGTATTTCAAGCTGAAAGTGATCTCAATCGGCCCACTCCACCACGATGATCTCACCCTCCGTGAATCCAAGGGGCTCAACCTCAAATTAGCAGCACATTTCGTCAAAAAAATTGGCGTCGATAAGAAATCCTTGTACAGAAAAATTAAGAAAGAGATGGATAGCTTGAAGGAATGCTATGATCCACAGGAATTAGAGAAGTATAGAGACGATAACGAGGAACTGGCTTGGATGTTCATCGTTGACGGCTGCGCAAATTTACAAGCAGTTGACATGCGTTacgataatgatgatgatgatggtaatttgttaattaaaaatgatttactgaCATTTTTGTACTCGGATCTGTTCTTGTTGGAAAATCAATTACCTTTTCGTGTTCTTGAATTGCTTACAAGCTTGGGTGATGGCAAAATGTTCATGAATGCAATCCGGAGGTTCATCGATGATACTGTTATCAACCCAGCCGAGAACAGGCT AGACGATCATTCCAATACCGGGTACGGACTTCACTCACAGCAATGGCGAATCACGGAATTGCTGGTCATTAGACGAAGCTTTCGAAGGGGACCATCTCGACCCCAAAGCCAAACTATTGACAAAAGAGTCCCAGCAACCCTTCGCCGTGACGAAGATTTCCGGAAATATTTCAAGCCGAAAGTGATCTCAATTGGCCCACTCCACCACGATGATCCCACCCTCCACGAGTCCGAGAAGCTCAAGCTCAATTTAGCAGCaaatttcgttaaaaaaatTGGCATCGATAATGATACCAACATGAAGACAGAGCCGGATGGCTTGAAGAAAAGCTATGATCCAAAGGAATTGACGGCTGCGCAATTTTACAAGCAGTTTATATGCGTTACGGCCAAGATTATGATCGTAAGTCGAACGAATTTCATTAAAAACGATTTGCTGACATTTGTGTACTCGGATCTGTTCTTGTTGGAAAACCAATCACCTTTTCGTGTTCCTGAATTGCTTACAAGCTCGGGGGATGGCAAAAAGTTCATGGATTCAATCAAAAGGTTCATCGACGACACTGTTGTCAACCCAGCCGAGATAAAAGAGCCACAATCACATCAGCGGGACAG TATCTTGCTTGATTCTAGACTTACTCATAGATTGGGTCATTTAGCTCGTCCGAGAAATATAAgg AAAATGGTAATGGTGGAAGCTGCAAGTCCAATTCACCTACTGAATCTACTACGAATCTGTTTCAACCGTATCTTCGTTGGAAAATTATGTTTACCGCCAATCGCCGTCAATGATTCAACCATGAACTTGATAGCTTACGAAATGTGTCCGGATTTCAAAAACGATTTCACTGTCACTTCATATATGTGTTTCCTTGATTTATTGATCGATGAAGCCGAAGATGTTAAAGACCTGAGTGGCACCGGCATACTATACAACGGATTGGGGAGTGATGAAGAAGTGGCTAACCTTTTCAATAAGATGAACACTGATTTGGTTCCTAGTCCGATGATTTACGGTGGGGTTAAACGGAAAATACATAATCATTGTAAGAATATGCGGATTAAGCATGCAGCTCTAGCTTATCATACTTATTTTAGGAGTCCTTGGACGTTTTTGGCATTTGTGGGTGCCATTACTGCACTTTTGCTTGGTGCTTTGCAGACTTATTATGCCATACATCAACCAAAGTAA
- the LOC128034861 gene encoding UPF0481 protein At3g47200-like isoform X2 — translation MPSTEEGGGAVGAVSTDQTITNNNDFVSIRIDLLRWKGELANLESLVKASNGTCNPLIRKVPSTLSRNEDFKKYFKPKVISIGPLHHDDGTLQESNDLKLKLAAHFVRNIDDNEEYSNMKAEIDDLKKCYDPQELANYSDDDEELAWMFFVDGCAILQAVYMRYGDDISSEYDRLFIKNDLLTFVYSDLLLLENQIPFRVLELLTSSSDGEKFMNAVKRFIDDSVITPAEDSEWWPQQEGERIHLLHLLRVRLLFKKEKPWGWGIQKRLLFKIEKLRRWCFPFCIEHEDRTEERTKRCHSHTIHNVKELKKLGISLKASETSCLTDISFNRILFVGKLCLPPISVDDSTMNLIAYEMCPDFHNDFAVTSYMCFLDLLIDEAEDVKDLRDAGILYNRLGSDEEVAKLFNKMNTGLVPSPMIYSGVKRKIHDHCKTTWIKHFAQGYHTYFRSPWTFLAFMGAITALLLGALQTYYTIHQQK, via the exons ATGCCGTCCACGGAGGAAGGAGGCGGCGCCGTCGGAGCAGTTTCCACTGATCAAACAATCACCAACAACAACGATTTCGTGAGCATTCGTATTGACTTGCTACGCTGGAAGGGCGAATTAGCGAATCTCGAGTCATTAGTCAAAGCTTCCAACGGCACATGCAATCCATTGATCCGAAAAGTCCCATCAACCCTTAGCCGTAACGAAGATTTCAAGAAGTATTTCAAGCCGAAAGTGATCTCAATCGGCCCACTCCACCACGATGATGGCACCCTCCAAGAATCCAATGATCTCAAGCTCAAATTAGCAGCACATTTCGTCAGAAACATTGACGACAATGAGGAGTACAGCAACATGAAGGCAGAGATCGATGACTTAAAGAAATGCTATGATCCACAGGAATTAGCGAACTATAGCGACGATGACGAGGAACTGGCTTGGATGTTCTTCGTTGACGGCTGCGCAATTTTACAAGCAGTTTATATGCGTTACGGTGATGATATTTCTTCTGAATATGACCGGTTGTTTATTAAAAACGATTTGCTGACATTTGTGTACTCGGATCTGTTATTGTTGGAGAACCAAATACCTTTTCGTGTTCTTGAATTGCTTACAAGCTCGAGTGATGGCGAAAAGTTCATGAATGCAGTCAAAAGGTTCATCGACGACAGTGTTATCACCCCAGCCGAGGACAG TGAATGGTGGCCGCAGCAAGAAGGAGAGCGAATTCACTTATTGCATCTACTACGAGTAAGACTccttttcaaaaaagaaaaaccatggGGGTGGGGAATTCAAAAAAGACTCcttttcaaaatagaaaaactacggCGGTGGTGTTTTCCGTTTTGCATTGAACACGAAGATAGAACAGAAGAAAGAACAAAACGGTGCCATTCACACACCATTCATAACGTAAAAGAGCTTAAAAAACTCGGGATATCGTTAAAAGCCAGCGAAACAAGTTGTTTAACCGACATCAGTTTCAACCGTATCTTATTCGTCGGAAAATTATGTTTACCGCCGATCTCCGTCGATGATTCAACCATGAACTTAATAGCTTACGAAATGTGTCCGGATTTCCACAACGATTTCGCCGTCACTTCATATATGTGTTTCCTTGATTTATTGATTGATGAAGCCGAAGATGTTAAAGACCTGAGAGACGCCGGCATACTATACAACAGATTGGGGAGTGATGAAGAAGTGGCTAAGCTTTTCAATAAGATGAACACTGGTTTGGTTCCTAGTCCGATGATTTACAGTGGGGTTAAACGGAAAATACATGATCATTGTAAGACTACGTGGATTAAGCATTTTGCTCAAGGTTATCATACTTATTTTAGGAGTCCTTGGACGTTTTTGGCATTTATGGGTGCCATTACAGCACTTTTGCTTGGTGCTTTGCAGACTTATTATACCATACATCAACAAAAGTAA
- the LOC128034861 gene encoding UPF0481 protein At3g47200-like isoform X1: MPSTEEGGGAVGAVSTDQTITNNNDFVSIRIDLLRWKGELANLESLVKASNGTCNPLIRKVPSTLSRNEDFKKYFKPKVISIGPLHHDDGTLQESNDLKLKLAAHFVRNIDDNEEYSNMKAEIDDLKKCYDPQELANYSDDDEELAWMFFVDGCAILQAVYMRYGDDISSEYDRLFIKNDLLTFVYSDLLLLENQIPFRVLELLTSSSDGEKFMNAVKRFIDDSVITPAEDRFGSSEWWPQQEGERIHLLHLLRVRLLFKKEKPWGWGIQKRLLFKIEKLRRWCFPFCIEHEDRTEERTKRCHSHTIHNVKELKKLGISLKASETSCLTDISFNRILFVGKLCLPPISVDDSTMNLIAYEMCPDFHNDFAVTSYMCFLDLLIDEAEDVKDLRDAGILYNRLGSDEEVAKLFNKMNTGLVPSPMIYSGVKRKIHDHCKTTWIKHFAQGYHTYFRSPWTFLAFMGAITALLLGALQTYYTIHQQN, translated from the exons ATGCCGTCCACGGAGGAAGGAGGCGGCGCCGTCGGAGCAGTTTCCACTGATCAAACAATCACCAACAACAACGATTTCGTGAGCATTCGTATTGACTTGCTACGCTGGAAGGGCGAATTAGCGAATCTCGAGTCATTAGTCAAAGCTTCCAACGGCACATGCAATCCATTGATCCGAAAAGTCCCATCAACCCTTAGCCGTAACGAAGATTTCAAGAAGTATTTCAAGCCGAAAGTGATCTCAATCGGCCCACTCCACCACGATGATGGCACCCTCCAAGAATCCAATGATCTCAAGCTCAAATTAGCAGCACATTTCGTCAGAAACATTGACGACAATGAGGAGTACAGCAACATGAAGGCAGAGATCGATGACTTAAAGAAATGCTATGATCCACAGGAATTAGCGAACTATAGCGACGATGACGAGGAACTGGCTTGGATGTTCTTCGTTGACGGCTGCGCAATTTTACAAGCAGTTTATATGCGTTACGGTGATGATATTTCTTCTGAATATGACCGGTTGTTTATTAAAAACGATTTGCTGACATTTGTGTACTCGGATCTGTTATTGTTGGAGAACCAAATACCTTTTCGTGTTCTTGAATTGCTTACAAGCTCGAGTGATGGCGAAAAGTTCATGAATGCAGTCAAAAGGTTCATCGACGACAGTGTTATCACCCCAGCCGAGGACAG ATTTGGCTCTAGTGAATGGTGGCCGCAGCAAGAAGGAGAGCGAATTCACTTATTGCATCTACTACGAGTAAGACTccttttcaaaaaagaaaaaccatggGGGTGGGGAATTCAAAAAAGACTCcttttcaaaatagaaaaactacggCGGTGGTGTTTTCCGTTTTGCATTGAACACGAAGATAGAACAGAAGAAAGAACAAAACGGTGCCATTCACACACCATTCATAACGTAAAAGAGCTTAAAAAACTCGGGATATCGTTAAAAGCCAGCGAAACAAGTTGTTTAACCGACATCAGTTTCAACCGTATCTTATTCGTCGGAAAATTATGTTTACCGCCGATCTCCGTCGATGATTCAACCATGAACTTAATAGCTTACGAAATGTGTCCGGATTTCCACAACGATTTCGCCGTCACTTCATATATGTGTTTCCTTGATTTATTGATTGATGAAGCCGAAGATGTTAAAGACCTGAGAGACGCCGGCATACTATACAACAGATTGGGGAGTGATGAAGAAGTGGCTAAGCTTTTCAATAAGATGAACACTGGTTTGGTTCCTAGTCCGATGATTTACAGTGGGGTTAAACGGAAAATACATGATCATTGTAAGACTACGTGGATTAAGCATTTTGCTCAAGGTTATCATACTTATTTTAGGAGTCCTTGGACGTTTTTGGCATTTATGGGTGCCATTACAGCACTTTTGCTTGGTGCTTTGCAGACTTATTATACCATACATCAACAAAA CTAA